The DNA region CCGCACCAGGTCGGTCGATGCGAGCGTCTCGTGAGACTGGTCGAGGTCCTTCTCGGTGAGCTCGGTGGTCGGGTTATCGGGCGTTGTAACAGACAATTCAGCACCTTCCGATCGCGCTACCGCGGGCGGGGGACGATCCGCCAGGACGCGGTGGTACCTAGTGAAACGTTCTGCTACCCGATTTGTTCCGGCGGAAACCGTGACATCACGTGAGCCTCACAACGGCGCGCCGCGGGCGGCCTGCGGGTCCGCGATCCAGTCCTCCACGAGCGCGGCCAGCTCCTCCAGCGGCGTGTCGTACGGGCGGGCGAGCGCCACCGGCCCCGGGCCGTCCGGGTCGGCGGTCCGGCTGACGACGACGGCCCCCGTGCCGACGTGGGTCACGCCGCGCGCCGCGAGCCCCGCGGCCCACCCGGCGGCGAGGTCCTCGTCGTCGGTCCACAGCCGCACGTACTCCGGCACGGTGACGACGGCGCGCTCCAGGACGAGCACGTCGCAGGAGACCACCTCGCCGAGGTCGCCGGCCAGCTCGTCCAGCGGGTCGGGCAGCTCCGGACCGTAGACCCAGTTCGTCAGGTAGCAGCCGATCCCGCTCTCGGCCAGCAGCGGCGCGATGTCGTGGGCCAGCCCGGCGTAGGCGTGCTCGTCCTCGGCGTCGCGGAACATGGTCCGCTCGCGCGGTCGGCCCAGCACGAACGGCGGGTTGCACACGACCAGGTCGTAGCGGCCGACGCCGACGGATTGAGCGAGGTCGCCGACCGTCGCGTGCGCGGTGCCGCCGTTGAGCGCGGCCGTGAGTTCCGTCAGCGCGACGGCGCGCGGGTTGAGGTCGACGGCGTCGAACGCCGCACCGGGGGCCGCGAGCGACGCCCCGAGCGCCCCGGAGCCGCTGCCGAGGTCGAGGATGCGGCCGTAGGTGCGGTGCGGCACCAGCGCGCGGAGGGTGCCGGTCGCCGCGCCGGGCCCGTCGACAGCCATCGGCTCGTCGGCGTACCAGGGGAAGTCGCTGGCGACCCACACGAGCTCCCCGGCGAGCGCCACCGGGACGACGCACAGCACGGCACGGGCCCAGGGTGCGCCGTCTGCGACGTCCACCGCGACCAGCAGCCCGCTCGACAGCGCATCGTCCACCCAGCCCGCCGAGGTGGCCGCGGCGAGCCGGTCGACCGCGACCGCCTCTCCTCGGGAGAACGCCGTCCACAGCGGCAGCATCAGCTGCGGATCGGTGGTCGCGGCGGACAGGTACGCCCCCAGCCGGCGACCGAGATCGGCGCGGACGGCCCGCCCGCCGGGCTCGGGTACGTCGAGGATCTGCGGGCTCTCCATGGTGGCCTACAGTAGTCAGGTGAGCCAGGGGAGTCGCATGCACAAACGCAATCGGCCGCACCTGGTCACAGGTGCCGCCATCAGCCGTGAGGATGAGCACAGGGCCCGCCAGCGCAGGTACGCGCTGACCATGAGCCTGCGCGTGGTCCTGCTGATCGCCGCCGCGCTCATCGCGCGGCACAGCATGGTGCTGGCGATCGTCGTCGGCGTGCTCAGCGCGGTACTACCCTGGATCGCGGTGGTGATGGCCAACGACCGTCCGCCGAAGAACTCGCGTCGGGCGCGGAGGGTGACTCCGGGCCGGGGCGCCGAACGGGCGCTGACGGCGGGGGACGGCACGACGCCCGACCGACGGGTGATCAGCGCCGACCAGGTGATCATCGACGAGAACGGCGCGACCCTGCGCCCGAAGGAAAGAGGAGACCATGAGCAGCAGTGACCTTCTCGAGCGCCCGGAGCTCAAGGACGCCGACACGTCGAAGGACGACGAGGTCTTCCATTACGTCCGCAAGAACCAGATCGCCGAGAGCGCCGTCATGGGCAACATGGTCGTCGCGCTCTGCGGCGAGACGTTCCCCGTCACGAAGACTCCGAAGCCCGGATCCCCGGTGTGCAAGGAATGCAAGGAGATCTACGCCAACCTGCCCAAGGGCAAGGACTAGCCGCA from Cumulibacter manganitolerans includes:
- a CDS encoding methyltransferase, with product MESPQILDVPEPGGRAVRADLGRRLGAYLSAATTDPQLMLPLWTAFSRGEAVAVDRLAAATSAGWVDDALSSGLLVAVDVADGAPWARAVLCVVPVALAGELVWVASDFPWYADEPMAVDGPGAATGTLRALVPHRTYGRILDLGSGSGALGASLAAPGAAFDAVDLNPRAVALTELTAALNGGTAHATVGDLAQSVGVGRYDLVVCNPPFVLGRPRERTMFRDAEDEHAYAGLAHDIAPLLAESGIGCYLTNWVYGPELPDPLDELAGDLGEVVSCDVLVLERAVVTVPEYVRLWTDDEDLAAGWAAGLAARGVTHVGTGAVVVSRTADPDGPGPVALARPYDTPLEELAALVEDWIADPQAARGAPL
- a CDS encoding DUF3099 domain-containing protein is translated as MHKRNRPHLVTGAAISREDEHRARQRRYALTMSLRVVLLIAAALIARHSMVLAIVVGVLSAVLPWIAVVMANDRPPKNSRRARRVTPGRGAERALTAGDGTTPDRRVISADQVIIDENGATLRPKERGDHEQQ
- a CDS encoding DUF3039 domain-containing protein; this translates as MSSSDLLERPELKDADTSKDDEVFHYVRKNQIAESAVMGNMVVALCGETFPVTKTPKPGSPVCKECKEIYANLPKGKD